One Peterkaempfera bronchialis DNA window includes the following coding sequences:
- a CDS encoding TnsA-like heteromeric transposase endonuclease subunit yields MQTDTGSEWEAVFVDPIGQVVQQRWADAVLAVAFEELEPVSAFPVVPGRRWGPGQWWSATTGRHVACGSAAMRAQLMVLDRDPEVVGLAGRPVRLLWRDARGQVRSWVPQLFARHRDGTAVLADCPSHPEAGGERARKAAKVLEAACAQAGWSYRRLEPLEKTLTANLKWLAGYRHPRNAGRPRLAAAVREAFAQPRPLIEGAEAAGDPIEVLPVVFHSLWHGKLTTDLETPLNERVLVSTGADGANGRGGPGSGDGR; encoded by the coding sequence ATGCAGACGGATACCGGATCCGAGTGGGAGGCGGTCTTCGTCGACCCCATCGGGCAGGTGGTGCAGCAGCGGTGGGCGGACGCGGTCCTCGCGGTGGCCTTCGAGGAGCTGGAGCCGGTGTCGGCGTTCCCGGTGGTGCCGGGGCGGCGGTGGGGGCCCGGCCAGTGGTGGTCGGCCACGACCGGCCGGCATGTGGCCTGCGGGTCGGCCGCGATGCGGGCGCAGCTGATGGTGCTGGACCGCGATCCTGAGGTGGTCGGCCTGGCCGGGCGGCCAGTCCGTCTGCTGTGGCGGGACGCGCGCGGCCAGGTCCGCTCGTGGGTACCGCAGCTCTTCGCCCGCCACCGCGACGGCACCGCTGTGCTGGCCGACTGTCCCAGCCATCCGGAGGCCGGCGGTGAACGGGCCCGGAAGGCAGCGAAGGTCCTTGAGGCGGCGTGCGCGCAGGCCGGCTGGAGCTACCGGCGCCTTGAGCCGCTGGAGAAGACCCTGACGGCGAACCTGAAATGGCTGGCCGGCTACCGCCACCCCCGCAACGCCGGCCGTCCCCGTCTCGCGGCCGCCGTACGTGAGGCGTTCGCACAGCCGCGGCCGCTGATCGAGGGCGCCGAAGCGGCGGGCGACCCGATCGAGGTCCTGCCCGTCGTCTTCCACTCCCTATGGCACGGAAAGCTGACGACAGACCTGGAGACGCCGCTTAACGAGCGGGTCCTCGTCAGCACCGGCGCCGACGGTGCGAACGGCCGCGGCGGCCCGGGCAGCGGGGATGGACGATGA
- a CDS encoding preprotein translocase subunit SecA, whose translation MPETLVLDPHAQVIADSLTTMTTLMASFTGDDPASEADAAFATAIEEFVVEVRRFDAMRLIEVARQRFLPMAREGEIPVTAEAGTVYVELLALIALTARQEAGTTVGPEAGFQEMSHFVSSAKEELSKVLHLAQLRSFARADPNDKFAMVSLFIRGAEVWMRNPSYPEMVEETNLALLDGVESVRAALQAQLGFDAADAIAVLNVCHDLQQDRLNDRIEAMGNAVLDAMAAEDEGRADRQLTEQAMLSVTSMFEPSAEQATVTIDDIVAHTSLPEECVRAVVERFRLDLGTDSPIDVVEAFTSGRNPLRTRPLIVGADGRLMLPHAALNVFAVRENLEEHLKKTAPVWSQYAKHRGDLLESRTHAALERVLPGARFRDGLEYYLPASDDEAEAADPSKYTKRAEGDHLIVLDDVAIIVEDKAVALSALSRGGKAARIRTDLTGIITKAADQAGRMRDAIERDGGLRTKNEGWIDLSQIREIHTIAVSLDDLSTVLTATAELVRAGLLAEGNIPWTVSLHDLELITELVARPAEFLLYLRRRRNPDVTVMFHAPDEMDLFLYFFEAGLWVEPDPVQVRAAFPFLPEPATAELRRYRTTSPAFLTSRTDALDQWFHTQDRDGARSALAPKPAMVPSPLAPLVDELQSRNVTGWLSIGATLLSGATDVQHKFARHGSELLDSPSPKGRSLTVPLTASVDPAEGWLFVWATHPAGADPDETDRRLRDYLRAKKHQLGLPRGVAFLYDQPTRKLLDIC comes from the coding sequence GTGCCGGAGACGCTGGTGCTCGATCCGCACGCGCAGGTCATAGCGGATTCCTTGACCACCATGACCACGCTCATGGCCTCCTTCACTGGCGACGACCCTGCATCTGAGGCTGACGCGGCCTTCGCCACGGCGATCGAGGAGTTCGTCGTGGAGGTGCGGCGTTTCGACGCGATGCGGCTTATCGAGGTGGCTCGTCAGCGATTCTTGCCGATGGCCCGCGAGGGCGAGATACCTGTCACTGCGGAAGCGGGCACGGTCTACGTCGAACTGCTGGCGCTGATTGCTCTGACCGCCCGGCAGGAGGCAGGGACGACGGTCGGGCCCGAAGCCGGATTTCAGGAGATGAGCCACTTCGTCTCCAGCGCGAAGGAAGAGCTGAGCAAGGTCCTCCACCTTGCTCAGCTGCGTTCATTCGCGCGTGCTGACCCGAACGACAAGTTCGCCATGGTGTCTTTGTTCATTCGGGGCGCCGAAGTATGGATGCGCAATCCGTCATATCCGGAAATGGTAGAGGAAACCAATCTGGCGCTCCTTGACGGCGTTGAGAGCGTCCGCGCAGCCCTGCAGGCGCAACTGGGCTTCGACGCCGCGGATGCAATTGCCGTCCTCAACGTCTGCCACGACCTGCAGCAGGACAGACTGAACGACCGCATTGAGGCGATGGGCAATGCGGTCCTGGACGCGATGGCGGCGGAGGACGAAGGCCGGGCGGACAGGCAACTGACGGAGCAGGCCATGCTCAGCGTCACGTCGATGTTCGAGCCATCTGCCGAGCAGGCCACTGTCACGATCGACGACATCGTTGCGCATACGAGCCTGCCGGAAGAATGTGTCCGGGCCGTTGTCGAGCGGTTCCGCCTGGACCTGGGGACGGACAGTCCGATAGATGTCGTCGAGGCGTTCACCAGCGGAAGGAACCCGCTGCGAACACGGCCACTCATCGTGGGCGCAGACGGGCGTCTGATGCTGCCGCACGCGGCGTTGAACGTGTTCGCTGTGCGGGAGAACCTCGAGGAACACCTGAAGAAGACAGCTCCGGTGTGGAGCCAGTACGCCAAGCATCGCGGAGACCTTCTCGAATCCCGCACACACGCCGCGCTGGAGCGTGTCCTTCCCGGCGCTCGTTTCCGGGACGGATTGGAGTACTACCTACCCGCGAGCGATGATGAAGCTGAGGCCGCCGACCCCTCGAAGTACACCAAACGGGCCGAGGGCGACCACCTCATCGTCCTCGACGATGTCGCCATCATCGTGGAGGACAAGGCCGTCGCTTTGAGCGCCCTATCCCGCGGGGGCAAGGCGGCACGGATCCGTACCGACCTGACCGGCATCATCACCAAAGCAGCCGACCAGGCCGGGCGCATGCGCGACGCCATCGAGCGGGACGGCGGCCTCCGCACCAAGAACGAGGGATGGATCGACCTCAGCCAAATCCGTGAGATCCACACCATCGCCGTCAGTCTCGATGACCTATCAACGGTCCTGACTGCCACCGCCGAGCTGGTGCGGGCCGGCCTGCTGGCCGAGGGCAACATTCCATGGACGGTATCTCTGCACGATCTCGAGCTGATCACCGAACTGGTGGCACGTCCGGCCGAGTTCCTGCTGTACCTGCGTCGCCGCCGCAACCCCGACGTCACCGTGATGTTCCACGCGCCCGACGAAATGGATCTGTTCCTGTACTTCTTCGAGGCAGGCCTTTGGGTGGAACCCGACCCGGTGCAGGTGCGTGCGGCGTTCCCCTTCCTGCCCGAGCCGGCCACAGCCGAACTGCGCCGCTACCGAACAACAAGTCCTGCGTTCCTGACCAGCCGAACCGATGCGCTGGACCAGTGGTTCCACACCCAAGACCGCGACGGCGCGCGCTCAGCACTGGCGCCCAAGCCGGCGATGGTGCCATCACCGCTCGCGCCACTGGTCGACGAGTTGCAGTCCCGCAATGTCACTGGATGGCTGAGCATCGGCGCCACGCTGCTGTCTGGGGCAACCGACGTGCAGCACAAATTCGCCCGCCACGGCAGCGAACTCCTCGACAGTCCGAGCCCCAAGGGCCGTAGCCTGACCGTGCCGCTCACGGCCAGCGTCGACCCGGCAGAGGGCTGGCTGTTCGTGTGGGCCACCCATCCGGCTGGTGCCGACCCCGACGAGACGGACAGGAGACTCCGCGACTACCTCCGGGCCAAGAAGCACCAGCTCGGTCTGCCGCGAGGCGTCGCCTTCCTCTACGACCAACCAACCCGCAAGCTCCTCGACATCTGCTAG
- a CDS encoding ATP-binding protein has protein sequence MARAVVVRRLLVVDRGEGGLSSLHVRIAAGLAGVTERTVWRWLAEGREGRLEARPRQGGFVVGDALWEVLTQAGGNVAELRRRMLRAQDEGVLEHWGAEFVPSLATLHRAIKDELRAGRVLQVARAASGRVEPSRYDRALAELGFAEGANGPPVVDGPDAMPSGTGGEQRPGAVKTASRTRVSGGVRLYAPGARLVSTRQVAGVVEAVGHTVAARGIGCVYGDTGLGKTVAVEQALHLLPARVPVWRAVVGVRPGLPQVRAALCEALGLPSGSLTHRAGPADQALAEALAEPGVLFLDDAQRLSPPVLDYLRQLWDSPAVRLPWCCAGRAASGRWPEPRRCVPGF, from the coding sequence GTGGCGCGGGCTGTGGTGGTGCGGCGGCTGCTCGTGGTGGACCGGGGTGAGGGCGGTCTGTCGTCGTTGCACGTGCGGATCGCGGCCGGTTTGGCGGGCGTGACGGAGCGGACGGTATGGCGGTGGCTGGCCGAGGGACGCGAGGGGCGGCTGGAGGCGCGGCCACGGCAGGGCGGGTTCGTGGTGGGGGACGCCTTGTGGGAGGTGCTGACCCAGGCGGGCGGGAACGTCGCCGAACTGCGCCGAAGGATGCTCCGGGCGCAGGACGAGGGCGTCCTGGAGCACTGGGGGGCGGAGTTTGTGCCGTCCTTGGCGACCCTGCACCGTGCGATCAAGGACGAATTGCGGGCGGGCCGGGTGCTTCAGGTCGCCCGGGCGGCGTCGGGCCGGGTGGAGCCGAGCCGGTACGACCGGGCGCTGGCCGAACTCGGCTTCGCAGAGGGTGCGAACGGTCCGCCGGTCGTGGACGGCCCGGATGCCATGCCGTCCGGCACGGGCGGTGAACAGCGGCCCGGCGCGGTGAAGACCGCTTCGCGTACCCGGGTGTCGGGTGGAGTGCGCCTGTACGCGCCGGGAGCGCGGCTGGTGTCCACGCGGCAGGTGGCCGGGGTGGTGGAGGCGGTGGGGCATACGGTCGCCGCGCGGGGGATCGGCTGTGTGTACGGGGACACGGGGCTGGGGAAGACGGTCGCGGTCGAGCAGGCTCTGCATCTGCTGCCTGCCCGGGTGCCGGTGTGGCGGGCGGTGGTGGGAGTCAGGCCCGGGCTGCCGCAGGTGCGGGCCGCGTTGTGCGAGGCGCTGGGACTGCCGTCGGGGTCCTTGACCCACCGGGCCGGACCGGCCGACCAAGCGCTGGCTGAGGCGCTGGCTGAGCCGGGTGTGCTGTTCCTCGACGACGCGCAGCGTCTGTCGCCGCCGGTGCTGGACTACCTGCGGCAGCTGTGGGACTCGCCGGCTGTGCGGCTGCCCTGGTGCTGTGCGGGGCGGGCAGCGAGCGGGCGCTGGCCCGAGCCGCGGCGATGCGTTCCCGGGTTCTGA
- a CDS encoding TniQ family protein, whose translation MTHHPGLLRTVPLQGETTSSLICRIAGRYGMEAKVLRSCWQWRNYPPGHDGGGTRADAEVLLNTPGRQLLAGMCGVEEDVLARALPSWGQQDAKLSAGKNGVPAAAWRTGGAVAGPVAFGCRLCAARRTGTAVRVVRYAPRWERVCVRHGRWLLDADADQPLEYLDVQGVPEVAAAQRRWTGVARRAVRAGAEPERVFALAYAVVARWWEQALHWEREAVWPQRLHQVAGGNAGTELERWRIVGRDAVVFPEVVAVADALLDPAMAELVWMDSGAGRPQALPSNGAFCRRLGERVGRGWLGPLAATDYGGPLTSWMGAVIRIRRGAGGPPGYDNDPWWLRQEHQPATMAGQLRVLSKERSAPGSGTTWRSAVPAEQRALISSLVNDAEEQLTQLRGAQYGKTADAAQQLLGNLGHAATLIEQAVRESAAAALAAGMALEDLARWARLPADVLAEALAGPAQRAAGKGAVSKCQEAGRLCTDRDPQGTTSSPGTRDQNP comes from the coding sequence GTGACCCATCATCCCGGCCTGCTGCGGACAGTTCCCCTTCAGGGGGAGACGACCTCGTCGCTGATCTGCCGCATCGCGGGCCGTTACGGGATGGAAGCGAAGGTGTTGCGGTCGTGCTGGCAGTGGCGCAACTACCCGCCGGGGCACGACGGCGGGGGCACGCGGGCCGACGCCGAGGTGCTGCTGAACACGCCCGGACGGCAGCTACTGGCAGGCATGTGCGGCGTCGAGGAAGACGTGCTGGCGCGGGCGTTGCCGTCCTGGGGACAGCAGGACGCCAAGCTGTCGGCCGGAAAGAACGGCGTGCCGGCGGCCGCGTGGCGGACCGGGGGCGCGGTCGCCGGGCCGGTCGCCTTCGGCTGCCGTCTGTGCGCGGCCCGGCGCACGGGGACGGCCGTGCGGGTGGTGCGGTACGCGCCGCGATGGGAGCGGGTGTGTGTCCGGCACGGGCGGTGGCTCCTGGACGCCGACGCCGACCAGCCTCTTGAGTATCTGGACGTACAGGGTGTGCCGGAAGTGGCCGCGGCGCAGCGGCGGTGGACTGGTGTGGCGCGGCGGGCGGTACGGGCTGGAGCGGAGCCGGAGAGGGTGTTCGCTCTGGCTTATGCGGTGGTGGCCCGGTGGTGGGAGCAGGCCCTGCACTGGGAGCGCGAGGCGGTCTGGCCTCAGCGGCTGCACCAGGTCGCGGGCGGCAACGCCGGGACGGAGCTGGAGCGGTGGCGGATCGTGGGCCGGGACGCGGTCGTCTTCCCCGAGGTGGTGGCCGTGGCCGACGCGCTCCTGGACCCGGCGATGGCCGAGCTGGTGTGGATGGACAGCGGTGCCGGGCGGCCGCAGGCGCTGCCCTCCAACGGGGCGTTCTGCCGCCGACTCGGTGAGCGCGTCGGGCGGGGGTGGCTGGGGCCGCTGGCGGCAACCGACTACGGCGGCCCGCTGACCTCGTGGATGGGCGCCGTCATCCGCATCCGTCGTGGCGCCGGCGGCCCGCCCGGCTACGACAACGATCCGTGGTGGCTGCGCCAGGAACACCAGCCCGCGACCATGGCCGGACAGTTGCGCGTCCTGTCCAAGGAACGCAGCGCGCCCGGCTCGGGCACCACGTGGCGCTCCGCGGTGCCGGCCGAGCAGCGGGCGCTGATCAGCAGCCTGGTCAACGACGCCGAAGAACAGCTGACCCAGCTGCGCGGCGCCCAGTACGGCAAGACCGCCGACGCCGCGCAGCAGTTGCTGGGCAACCTCGGCCATGCCGCCACACTGATCGAGCAGGCCGTACGGGAGAGCGCAGCAGCAGCCCTCGCGGCGGGGATGGCGCTGGAGGATCTGGCGCGCTGGGCCCGTCTGCCGGCCGATGTCCTGGCCGAGGCACTCGCGGGACCAGCGCAACGAGCGGCCGGGAAAGGAGCAGTGAGCAAGTGTCAGGAGGCAGGCAGGCTCTGCACGGACCGCGATCCGCAGGGCACTACCTCATCGCCCGGCACTCGTGATCAAAATCCGTGA
- a CDS encoding Mu transposase C-terminal domain-containing protein, protein MSVRRGGRPVLQVGAHVRFRDRVWQVIAVAGQQVHLAGETGEDETVVAGHLFADPCFTIVGAEMPQAVTQWGLFETAPEEARRKALAWQRHIREVESGLPGGTDSGGVPRAEYDPDRFTLAQREEAKAAELTAIGFGPVSRTTVQRMRLAYRKQGLWGLVDHRTTRRPVPTGRTDERVITAIEEALRCQRGRSKGTVKGLMPLVTQILTDRHGRGTVTVPSQATFYRLVHQLAGPAEHPHRPARTLPSPAGRRAFTPTVALRPGEQVQVDTTRLDVLAVFDDGTTGRPELTIAIDVATRAILAAVLRPAGTKAVDAALLLAEMAVPHPARPTWPNALRLAHTQLPQLQGLMTLDERLQGAAARPVVVPETIVVDRGKIYLSTAFSAACETLGISVQPTPPHAPAAKGIVERTFGTINALLCQHLPGYTGSDVTRRGPDAETEACFSVAQLQDLLDEWLIHYHHRPHEGLRHPTLPKKALTPNQMWAALIAVAGHVPLPLSGSDYLELLPVRWQAITERGIRIDHRTYDHDVLIPYRGQPSPVTARGGKWEVHTNPHDARQVWIRLPDGHLTEIPWIHRDHIHEPFNSATWQHIKTITARHGDRDTHEADLADALDQLMRRAQTSTATAGEQRLITRTAPLKTPPPAADHRTPHTPGPQADGWDDDSLDDLDDPPDDPEQADGEEETLDDGDAPVPYTGLGLYDPAQEALNW, encoded by the coding sequence ATGAGCGTGCGGCGTGGCGGACGGCCGGTGCTGCAGGTGGGAGCGCACGTCCGTTTTCGTGACCGCGTCTGGCAGGTCATCGCTGTGGCGGGGCAGCAGGTCCACCTAGCCGGCGAGACAGGCGAAGACGAGACGGTCGTGGCCGGACATCTGTTCGCCGACCCGTGCTTCACCATCGTGGGCGCCGAGATGCCCCAGGCCGTGACGCAGTGGGGTCTGTTCGAAACCGCGCCCGAGGAGGCGCGGCGCAAGGCGCTGGCCTGGCAGCGGCACATCCGCGAGGTGGAGTCCGGCCTGCCCGGCGGGACGGACAGCGGCGGGGTGCCTCGGGCCGAGTACGATCCAGACCGGTTCACGCTCGCGCAGCGCGAGGAGGCCAAGGCCGCGGAGCTGACCGCGATCGGCTTCGGACCTGTCTCCCGGACCACGGTGCAGCGCATGCGCCTGGCCTACCGCAAGCAGGGCCTGTGGGGGCTGGTCGACCACCGCACCACCCGCCGGCCCGTGCCTACCGGGCGCACCGACGAACGCGTCATCACCGCCATCGAGGAAGCGCTGCGCTGCCAGCGCGGCCGCTCCAAAGGCACCGTCAAGGGCCTGATGCCCCTGGTCACGCAGATCCTTACCGACCGGCACGGCCGCGGCACAGTGACCGTCCCTTCCCAGGCCACCTTCTACCGGCTCGTCCACCAACTCGCCGGTCCCGCCGAACACCCCCACCGCCCCGCCCGCACTCTGCCCTCCCCGGCCGGCAGGCGGGCGTTCACTCCGACCGTGGCGCTGCGGCCGGGCGAGCAGGTGCAGGTCGACACCACGCGGCTGGATGTCCTGGCCGTCTTCGACGACGGCACCACCGGCCGGCCCGAACTCACGATCGCCATAGATGTCGCCACCCGCGCCATCCTCGCCGCCGTCCTGCGCCCGGCCGGCACCAAGGCCGTGGATGCGGCCCTGCTGCTGGCGGAGATGGCCGTCCCGCACCCGGCCCGCCCCACCTGGCCCAACGCGCTGCGCCTCGCCCACACCCAACTCCCCCAGCTACAGGGGCTGATGACCCTGGACGAACGCCTTCAGGGCGCCGCCGCCCGTCCGGTCGTGGTGCCCGAGACGATCGTCGTGGACCGGGGCAAGATCTACCTGTCCACGGCGTTCAGCGCCGCCTGCGAAACTCTCGGCATCAGCGTCCAGCCCACCCCTCCCCACGCCCCCGCCGCCAAAGGCATCGTCGAGCGCACCTTCGGCACCATCAACGCCCTGCTGTGCCAGCACCTGCCCGGCTACACCGGCTCTGACGTAACCCGCCGCGGACCGGATGCCGAAACCGAGGCCTGCTTCAGCGTCGCCCAGCTGCAGGACCTGCTCGACGAATGGCTCATCCACTACCACCACCGCCCCCACGAAGGCCTGCGCCACCCCACCCTGCCCAAGAAGGCCCTCACCCCGAACCAGATGTGGGCCGCGCTCATCGCCGTGGCCGGCCACGTGCCCCTCCCCCTCAGCGGCAGCGACTACCTCGAACTGCTGCCAGTGCGCTGGCAGGCCATCACCGAACGCGGCATCCGCATCGACCACCGCACCTACGACCACGATGTCCTCATCCCCTACCGCGGCCAGCCCTCCCCCGTCACGGCGCGCGGCGGCAAATGGGAAGTCCACACCAACCCCCACGACGCCCGCCAGGTCTGGATCCGCCTGCCCGACGGACACCTGACAGAGATCCCGTGGATCCACCGCGACCACATCCACGAGCCGTTCAACAGTGCCACCTGGCAGCACATCAAAACCATCACCGCCCGCCACGGCGACCGCGACACCCACGAGGCCGACCTCGCCGACGCCCTCGACCAGCTCATGCGCCGAGCCCAGACGAGCACCGCCACCGCAGGCGAGCAACGCCTGATCACCCGCACCGCACCGCTGAAAACACCCCCGCCGGCGGCCGACCACCGCACGCCCCACACCCCGGGCCCTCAGGCCGACGGATGGGACGACGATAGTCTCGACGACCTCGACGACCCGCCTGACGACCCAGAGCAGGCTGATGGCGAGGAGGAAACCCTCGACGACGGCGACGCGCCCGTCCCGTACACCGGACTCGGCCTCTACGACCCCGCCCAGGAAGCCCTCAACTGGTGA